In Agromyces sp. 3263, a single genomic region encodes these proteins:
- the gabT gene encoding 4-aminobutyrate--2-oxoglutarate transaminase codes for MTLVDTTATATGGPTLAQERRLVTAIPGPRSQELLARKAEAVAAGVGHTVPVSVVAAGGGVILDADGNSLIDLGSGIAVTGVGNANPRVVEAVTAQLNAFTHTCFTVAPYEGYVAVAEKLNALTPGDHAKRSALFNSGAEAVENAVKIARHFTKKQAVVAFDHAYHGRTNLTMGLTAKNIPYKSGFGPFASEVYRAPLSYPFRDGGLSGAEAAARAISVIEKQVGAENLAAIIIEPIQGEGGFIVPAQGFLPALVEWCRANDVVFIADEVQTGFARTGAWFASEHEGIVPDLVVAAKGIAGGLPLSAVTGRAEIMDSAMAGGLGGTYAGSPIACAAALATIEAYEQDGLIERAREIGAVLIGRLNALRTADPRIGDVRGRGAMVAIELVDPATGAPDAALTTAIAKYAHANGVVLLTCGTYGNVIRFLPPLTISDELLIDGLSVVAEGLKNA; via the coding sequence ATGACCCTCGTCGACACCACGGCCACCGCCACCGGAGGACCGACGCTCGCGCAGGAGCGCCGCCTCGTCACCGCGATCCCGGGCCCGCGCTCGCAGGAGCTCCTCGCCCGCAAGGCCGAGGCCGTCGCCGCCGGAGTGGGCCACACCGTGCCCGTCTCGGTCGTCGCCGCCGGCGGCGGCGTCATCCTCGACGCCGACGGCAACTCGCTCATCGACCTCGGCTCGGGCATCGCCGTCACCGGCGTCGGCAACGCCAATCCCCGCGTCGTCGAGGCCGTCACCGCCCAGCTCAACGCCTTCACCCACACGTGCTTCACCGTGGCGCCCTACGAGGGCTACGTCGCCGTCGCCGAGAAGCTCAACGCCCTCACCCCCGGCGACCACGCCAAGCGCTCGGCGCTCTTCAACTCGGGTGCCGAGGCCGTCGAGAACGCCGTGAAGATCGCGCGGCACTTCACGAAGAAGCAGGCCGTCGTCGCGTTCGACCACGCCTACCACGGCCGCACGAACCTCACCATGGGCCTCACCGCGAAGAACATCCCGTACAAGAGCGGCTTCGGCCCGTTCGCATCCGAGGTGTACCGCGCGCCGCTCAGCTACCCCTTCCGCGACGGCGGCCTCTCGGGCGCCGAGGCCGCGGCGCGTGCGATCTCGGTCATCGAGAAGCAGGTCGGCGCCGAGAACCTCGCCGCGATCATCATCGAGCCCATCCAGGGCGAGGGCGGCTTCATCGTCCCCGCGCAGGGCTTCCTCCCCGCGCTCGTCGAGTGGTGCCGTGCGAACGACGTCGTCTTCATCGCCGACGAGGTGCAGACCGGCTTCGCCCGCACCGGCGCCTGGTTCGCGAGCGAGCACGAGGGCATCGTGCCCGACCTCGTCGTCGCGGCGAAGGGCATCGCCGGCGGCCTGCCGCTCTCGGCCGTCACCGGGCGCGCCGAGATCATGGACTCCGCGATGGCCGGCGGCCTCGGCGGCACCTACGCCGGCAGCCCGATCGCCTGCGCCGCCGCACTCGCCACGATCGAGGCATACGAGCAGGACGGCCTCATCGAGCGCGCCCGCGAGATCGGCGCCGTGCTCATCGGCCGCCTCAACGCGCTGCGCACCGCCGACCCCCGCATCGGCGACGTCCGCGGCCGCGGCGCCATGGTCGCGATCGAGCTCGTCGACCCCGCCACCGGCGCGCCCGACGCGGCGCTCACCACCGCGATCGCCAAGTACGCGCACGCGAACGGCGTCGTGCTGCTCACCTGCGGCACGTACGGCAACGTCATCCGCTTCCTGCCCCCGCTCACCATCTCCGACGAACTGCTCATCGACGGCCTCTCGGTCGTCGCGGAAGGACTGAAGAACGCATGA
- a CDS encoding helix-turn-helix transcriptional regulator codes for MTSGTRLQRADRDLPALAVLALLTRGPRHTYDMHRFIVDTRKDFVVGLPRSLYHAVDKLERAGFVVQAGTEQSSGRPERVRYALTEAGTAELRRRVSLLLATPESDATLFSAALSFMGVLGGEEALAALRARVAGLDLQRARLEGDLAEAAGVPRILLVEAEYERARLAAERDWTAGLLAELESGELAWPDDLDELPPPPPR; via the coding sequence GTGACCTCCGGAACCCGGCTGCAGCGTGCCGACCGCGACCTGCCCGCGCTCGCCGTGCTGGCCCTGCTGACCCGGGGGCCGCGCCACACCTACGACATGCATCGGTTCATCGTCGACACTCGCAAGGACTTCGTGGTGGGCCTGCCGCGCAGCCTCTACCACGCGGTGGACAAGCTCGAACGCGCGGGATTCGTCGTGCAGGCCGGCACCGAGCAGTCGTCGGGTCGGCCCGAACGCGTACGGTACGCGCTGACCGAGGCGGGCACCGCCGAGCTGCGCCGCCGCGTCTCGCTGCTGCTCGCGACGCCCGAGTCCGACGCGACCCTGTTCTCCGCGGCGCTCTCCTTCATGGGGGTGCTCGGCGGCGAGGAGGCACTGGCGGCGCTGCGCGCGCGGGTGGCCGGCCTCGACCTGCAGCGCGCCCGGCTCGAGGGCGACCTCGCCGAGGCGGCCGGCGTGCCGCGGATCCTCCTCGTCGAGGCGGAGTACGAGCGCGCACGCCTCGCCGCCGAGCGCGACTGGACGGCCGGGCTCCTCGCCGAGCTGGAGTCGGGCGAGCTGGCCTGGCCCGACGACCTCGACGAGCTGCCCCCGCCACCCCCGCGCTGA
- a CDS encoding PucR family transcriptional regulator, whose amino-acid sequence MQPTVQTLLDRSELALTLLTPASDLPPGALDAPVLWAHTSDLADPTPFLDAGHMLLTTGTQFEAGEAGGGAGGVGQADFAEAYVRRLREAGIAALGFGAGVVRAGTPEALVDACTRQGLPLVEVPYRVPFIAIARLVADLLAEDAYARQAWALAAQRAISLAALRPDGLSATLAELSHRLGAWVGLVDASGSLDREAPSDGLGQPALGEVVGEARSMLRRGQRASRTLVAGDAVGEPQRLTLQTLGAGGALRGVLAIGDSPQLDAAGREVVNAVIALAGLALEQNRTLDRARGHLRTGLLRGILAGDTELAARVAVEMWGPLPAAPLRVAVTDAAAAHVDRLTDLLELRVEERGGQLFFGRDEDTVVVVLEEADAGLADELATEFGLPVGVSDAVAADGTAMAHEQAMRALERARETGSGVVAFDEISRQGVLAFLARTDARAVAFATLAPLTSHDEGNGTALVATMRAWLEHGGQFDATAQALGVHRHTVRSRVALAERLLGRDLSGFHARADLWAALLAVG is encoded by the coding sequence ATGCAGCCGACCGTGCAGACCCTGCTCGACCGATCCGAGCTCGCTCTCACGCTGCTCACTCCCGCGAGCGACCTGCCTCCAGGTGCGCTCGACGCCCCGGTCCTGTGGGCGCACACGTCCGACCTCGCCGATCCCACCCCGTTCCTCGACGCGGGGCACATGCTGCTCACCACGGGCACGCAGTTCGAGGCGGGCGAAGCGGGTGGTGGCGCGGGCGGCGTCGGCCAGGCCGACTTCGCCGAGGCCTACGTGCGGCGCCTGCGCGAGGCCGGCATCGCCGCGCTCGGGTTCGGCGCCGGGGTGGTGCGAGCCGGAACGCCCGAGGCGCTCGTCGACGCGTGCACGCGTCAGGGCCTGCCGCTCGTCGAGGTGCCCTACCGGGTGCCGTTCATCGCGATCGCCCGGCTCGTGGCCGACCTGCTCGCCGAGGACGCGTACGCCCGCCAGGCGTGGGCGCTCGCCGCACAGCGCGCCATCTCGCTCGCCGCGCTGCGCCCCGACGGGCTCTCGGCCACGCTCGCCGAGCTGTCGCACCGCCTCGGCGCGTGGGTCGGCCTCGTCGACGCGTCGGGATCGCTCGACCGCGAGGCGCCGTCGGACGGACTCGGACAGCCGGCGCTCGGCGAGGTCGTCGGCGAGGCGCGCTCGATGCTGCGGCGCGGGCAGCGAGCCAGCCGCACCCTGGTCGCGGGCGACGCCGTGGGCGAGCCGCAGCGCCTCACCCTGCAGACCCTCGGCGCAGGCGGCGCCCTGCGCGGGGTGCTCGCCATCGGCGACTCCCCCCAGCTCGACGCGGCGGGTCGCGAGGTGGTGAACGCCGTCATCGCCCTCGCCGGGCTGGCGCTCGAGCAGAACCGCACGCTCGACCGGGCGCGAGGGCACCTGCGAACCGGCCTGCTGCGCGGCATCCTCGCCGGCGACACCGAGCTCGCCGCGCGCGTGGCCGTCGAGATGTGGGGCCCGCTTCCCGCTGCGCCGTTGCGCGTCGCGGTGACGGATGCCGCTGCCGCCCACGTCGATCGCCTCACCGACCTGCTCGAGCTGCGGGTCGAGGAGCGCGGCGGGCAACTCTTCTTCGGCCGCGACGAGGACACCGTGGTGGTCGTGCTCGAGGAGGCCGACGCCGGCCTCGCCGACGAGCTCGCGACCGAGTTCGGCCTGCCGGTCGGCGTCTCCGACGCGGTAGCCGCCGACGGCACGGCCATGGCGCACGAGCAGGCGATGCGCGCGCTGGAGCGTGCCCGCGAGACCGGCTCGGGCGTCGTGGCGTTCGACGAGATCAGCCGCCAGGGCGTGCTCGCGTTCCTCGCCCGCACCGACGCGCGAGCGGTCGCGTTCGCCACGCTCGCGCCGCTGACCTCGCACGACGAGGGGAACGGCACCGCCCTCGTCGCCACGATGCGGGCCTGGCTCGAGCACGGCGGACAGTTCGACGCGACCGCGCAGGCGCTGGGCGTGCACCGGCACACGGTGCGCAGCCGGGTCGCCCTCGCCGAGCGGCTGCTCGGGCGCGACCTCTCGGGGTTCCACGCCCGCGCCGACCTCTGGGCGGCACTGCTCGCGGTCGGCTGA
- a CDS encoding Glu/Leu/Phe/Val dehydrogenase, which produces MTDLLAATTLSTAPDAAAAPGSANTVDHVATPLTDARAQLAEAIGLLGYEHGLHQMLATPRRELTVAVPLRLDSGESRLYIGHRVQHNFSRGPAKGGLRYAPNVNLDEVRALAMWMTWKCALLDVPYGGAKGGLAIDPREHSMAELERVTRRYTSEILPIIGPERDIPAPDIGTDEQTMAWIMDTYSVNSGYTVPGIVTGKPIALGGSQGRASATSRGVTHIALAALRHVGLDPARSTAAVQGFGKVGADAARFLSEAGVRVIAVSDQYGAILNTGGLDIESLSEHVRATGSVVGFAGGDALDGADLLTQDVDLLVPAAVEGVLHDGNAGDVLARVIVEGANGPTTPAADRILRDRGILVVPDILANAGGVIVSYFEWVQANQAYWWRADEVESRLEERMLSAWQHVLGYAEARDLSLRTAATALAVERVAEAHRLRGLYP; this is translated from the coding sequence ATGACCGACCTGCTCGCGGCGACGACGTTGTCGACCGCACCGGATGCCGCGGCCGCGCCCGGCTCGGCGAACACCGTCGACCACGTCGCGACGCCGCTCACCGACGCGCGGGCCCAGCTCGCCGAGGCGATCGGGCTGCTCGGCTACGAGCACGGCCTGCACCAGATGCTCGCCACACCGAGGCGCGAGCTCACCGTCGCCGTGCCGCTGCGCCTCGACTCGGGTGAGAGCCGGCTCTACATCGGCCACCGCGTGCAGCACAACTTCTCGCGCGGCCCGGCCAAGGGCGGCCTGCGCTACGCGCCCAACGTGAACCTCGATGAGGTGCGGGCGCTCGCGATGTGGATGACCTGGAAGTGCGCCCTGCTCGACGTGCCCTACGGCGGGGCGAAGGGCGGACTCGCGATCGACCCCCGCGAGCACTCCATGGCCGAGCTCGAGCGCGTGACCCGCCGCTACACGAGCGAGATCCTGCCGATCATCGGCCCCGAGCGCGACATCCCCGCGCCCGACATCGGCACCGACGAGCAGACCATGGCCTGGATCATGGACACCTACTCGGTGAACAGCGGCTACACCGTCCCCGGCATCGTGACCGGCAAGCCCATCGCCCTCGGCGGCTCGCAGGGCCGGGCCAGCGCCACCAGCCGTGGCGTCACGCACATCGCGCTCGCGGCGCTCCGTCACGTCGGACTCGACCCGGCCCGGTCGACCGCGGCCGTGCAGGGCTTCGGCAAGGTGGGTGCGGATGCCGCGCGCTTCCTGTCCGAGGCCGGCGTGCGGGTCATCGCGGTCAGCGACCAGTACGGCGCGATCCTCAACACGGGCGGACTCGACATCGAGTCGCTCTCCGAGCACGTCCGGGCCACGGGCTCGGTCGTCGGCTTCGCCGGCGGCGACGCGCTCGACGGCGCCGACCTGCTCACCCAGGATGTCGACCTGCTCGTGCCCGCGGCCGTGGAGGGCGTGCTGCACGACGGCAACGCCGGCGACGTGCTCGCCCGCGTGATCGTCGAGGGCGCGAACGGCCCCACGACCCCGGCGGCCGACCGCATCCTCCGCGACCGCGGCATCCTCGTCGTGCCCGACATCCTCGCCAACGCGGGCGGCGTCATCGTCTCGTACTTCGAGTGGGTGCAGGCGAACCAGGCCTACTGGTGGCGCGCCGACGAGGTCGAGTCCAGACTGGAGGAGCGGATGCTCAGCGCCTGGCAGCACGTGCTCGGCTACGCCGAGGCGCGCGACCTCTCGCTCCGCACCGCCGCCACCGCGCTCGCCGTCGAGCGCGTCGCCGAGGCCCACCGCCTCCGCGGCCTCTACCCCTGA